Proteins from a single region of Ammospiza nelsoni isolate bAmmNel1 chromosome 28, bAmmNel1.pri, whole genome shotgun sequence:
- the SLC50A1 gene encoding sugar transporter SWEET1 isoform X2, with protein sequence MVLSVLAGLCLAATLAMFATGLSDLRQMLATKSVENIQFLPFLTTDANNLSWLGYGCLKGDSTVITVNAIGAALQTLYILVYLYYSPAKRPVLLQVLLLLAVVVTGCGYFTILVDAGTRLAHLGLFCSVFTISMYLSPLADLAKVIRSKSTRCLSFPLTVTTLVASSSWTLYGLQLHDPYITVPNVPGIVTSLVRFWLFQRYRPEQDKPYSPLPA encoded by the exons ATGGTGCTGTCGGTGCTCGCCGGCCTCTGCCTGGCCGCCACGCTCGCCATGTTCGCCACCGGCCT GTCTGACCTGCGCCAGATGTTGGCGACCAAAAGTGTGGAGAACATCCAGTTCCTGCCCTTCCTCACCACCGATGCCAA caacTTGAGCTGGCTGGGCTATGGCTGCTTGAAGGGGGACAGCACAGTGATCACCGTCAACGCCAtcggggcagctctgcagacccTCTACATCCTGGTGTATCTCTACTACAGCCCTGCCAAG cGCCCCGTGCTGCTTCaagtcctgctgctcctggctgtggtgGTGACCGGCTGTGGCTACTTCACCATCCTGGTTGACGCAGGGACAcgcctggcacacctggggctcTTCTGCAGCGTCTTCACCATCAGCATGTACCTCTCACCACTGGCTGACCTG GCCAAGGTTATCCGGAGCAAGTCGACGCGGTGCCTGTCCTTTCCCCTGACCGTCACCACCCTCGTggcctccagcagctggacaCTCTATGGCCTGCAGCTCCACGATCCCTACATCACA GTCCCCAACGTGCCAGGGATCGTCACCAGCCTCGTGCGGTTCTGGCTCTTCCAGCGGTACCGACCAGAGCAGGACAAGCCCTACAGCCCCCTGCCTGCCTGA
- the SLC50A1 gene encoding sugar transporter SWEET1 isoform X1, with protein MVLSVLAGLCLAATLAMFATGLSDLRQMLATKSVENIQFLPFLTTDANNLSWLGYGCLKGDSTVITVNAIGAALQTLYILVYLYYSPAKRPVLLQVLLLLAVVVTGCGYFTILVDAGTRLAHLGLFCSVFTISMYLSPLADLAKVIRSKSTRCLSFPLTVTTLVASSSWTLYGLQLHDPYITVGWAGGMLRGAIPSYPMSLYPKLSYSTASHTVPSPSYPTLACFICFIPLLSIPSHFVLSLSCTISPHSILSQPILSFSTFIPIPSHLIPSHPIPSHPIPSYPILSYPILSYPILSYPILSYPILSYPSLTCSSPSPPHCHPFPIPILLPSHSTPSHPSLSYPSPSPPPLPSHPMNPILSPLPPHSHPTPSHSFLSHPTPPHPIPLSWLS; from the exons ATGGTGCTGTCGGTGCTCGCCGGCCTCTGCCTGGCCGCCACGCTCGCCATGTTCGCCACCGGCCT GTCTGACCTGCGCCAGATGTTGGCGACCAAAAGTGTGGAGAACATCCAGTTCCTGCCCTTCCTCACCACCGATGCCAA caacTTGAGCTGGCTGGGCTATGGCTGCTTGAAGGGGGACAGCACAGTGATCACCGTCAACGCCAtcggggcagctctgcagacccTCTACATCCTGGTGTATCTCTACTACAGCCCTGCCAAG cGCCCCGTGCTGCTTCaagtcctgctgctcctggctgtggtgGTGACCGGCTGTGGCTACTTCACCATCCTGGTTGACGCAGGGACAcgcctggcacacctggggctcTTCTGCAGCGTCTTCACCATCAGCATGTACCTCTCACCACTGGCTGACCTG GCCAAGGTTATCCGGAGCAAGTCGACGCGGTGCCTGTCCTTTCCCCTGACCGTCACCACCCTCGTggcctccagcagctggacaCTCTATGGCCTGCAGCTCCACGATCCCTACATCACAGTGGGTTGGGCTGGTGGGATGCTGAGGGGTgccatcccatcctatcccatgTCATTGTATCCCAAACTATCCTACTCCACTGCATCCCACACAGTCCCATCCCCATCCTATCCCACCCTGGCCTGCTTCATCTGCTTCATTCCACTCttgtccatcccatcccattttgttctgtccctctcctgcACCATCTCACCCCACTCCATCCTATCCCAGCCTATCCTATCCTTCTCCAccttcatccccatcccatctcatctcatcccatctcatcccatcccatcccatcccatcccatcctatcctatcctatcctatcctatcctatcctatcctatcctatcctatcctatcctatcctatcctatcctatcctatcccaGTCTAACCTGTtcttccccatccccaccccattgccatccctttcccatccccatcctacTGCCATCCCATTCcactccatcccatcccagcctaTCCTatccttccccatccccacccccaCTGCCATCCCACCCCATGAATCCCATCCTATCCCCATTAccaccccattcccatcccacccctTCCCACTCCTtcctatcccatcccaccccaccccaccccattCCCCTCTCATGGCTCAGCTGA